CGCCGCGATGCTCCACGTGACGGGGCGCGCGGGGGAGGGCGGCGCGTACAATTTCACGGCGCCGGCGCCGGTGACGAACCGCGAGCTGACACGGGAACTCGCCCGGGTCCTGCGCCGCCCGGCGTTCCTCCCCGCGCCGGCCTTCGCCGTGCGCCTCGTGCTCGGCGAGTTCGGCAATGTCATCCTCGAGGGCCAGCGGGTCCTCCCGCGCCGCCTGCTCGCCGAAGGCTTCCGCTTTGCCTACCCGACGATGGCCGCCGCGCTGGACAACCTCGCCCCGACGCTCTAGGGGCTGCCCCCGAAGCGACGCACGGGAACAAGACCCGGCGCACGCAACCCTGGAATAGTTTGCCTTGACAATGGGTTGCGGGGTGTCTACACTTCACCCTCTCATTGGAGCGGAAAAGCGCAAGGAGCCAGAAGATGATTGCCCAGAAGACGAAGATGGCGAAGAAGGAAGCGCTCGAGCGCAAGTGGTACGTCGTCGACGCGGACGGCAAGGTGCTCGGGCGGCTCGCGACGCGCGTGGCGCGGCTGATCATGGGGAAGGGAAAGCCTGACTGGACCCCCCATGTCGACTGCGGCGACCACGTCGTGGTGCTCAACGCATCGAAGATCAAGGTCACCGGCCGCAAGCTGACGGACAAGGTCTACCGGCACCACAGCGGTTACCCGGGCGGCCTCAAGGAGATCACCCTCGAGAAGCAGCTCGCGAAGAAGCCGGAGAAGGTCATCCAGGACGCGGTGCACGGCATGATCCCGAAGGGGCCGCTCGGCCGCCGGATGATCACGAAGCTCAAGGTCTACGCGGGGGCCGAGCACCCGCACGCGGCCCAGAAACCCCAGGCGATCTAGCGCGCCTGGCAAGCGAGGCGAAGGAGAGCACGAGAGCGATGGAAAGCACCCAGATCTACAGCACGGGCCGGCGCAAGACCGCCGTGGCGCGCGTCTGGCTCAAGCCGGGCAGCGGCGCGATCAGCGTCAACTCGCAGGAGGTCGCGGCCTATTTCCCGCGCAAGACCCTGCTCGCCATCATCCAGCAGCCCCTCGAGGCGGCCAACGCCGTCGGGCGCTACGACGTCGTCGCGACCGTCGAGGGCGGGGGGCTCTCGGGCCAGGCCGGCGCGGTGCGCCACGGCATCTCCCGCGCGCTCGTCTCGGGCGTGCCCACGGCGAAGGACACCCTGCGCCGGGGCGGCTACCTGACGCGCGACTCGCGCAAGAAGGAGCGCAAGAAGTACGGCCAGAAGGGCGCCCGCGCGCGCTTCCAGTTCAGCAAGCGCTAAAGCGTCGCCGCAGCTTCCGGGCGGGGGGAGAGGCCGAGGGCTT
The DNA window shown above is from bacterium and carries:
- the rplM gene encoding 50S ribosomal protein L13, translated to MIAQKTKMAKKEALERKWYVVDADGKVLGRLATRVARLIMGKGKPDWTPHVDCGDHVVVLNASKIKVTGRKLTDKVYRHHSGYPGGLKEITLEKQLAKKPEKVIQDAVHGMIPKGPLGRRMITKLKVYAGAEHPHAAQKPQAI